A genomic stretch from Falco naumanni isolate bFalNau1 chromosome 4, bFalNau1.pat, whole genome shotgun sequence includes:
- the LOC121087056 gene encoding ATP-sensitive inward rectifier potassium channel 12 — protein MTAGRVNPYSIVSSEEDGLRLTTMPGINGFGNGKIHTRRKCRNRFVKKNGQCNVEFTNMDDKPQRYIADMFTTCVDIRWRYMLLLFSLAFLVSWLLFGLIFWLIALIHGDLENPGGDDTFKPCVLQVNGFVAAFLFSIETQTTIGYGFRCVTEECPLAVFMVVVQSIVGCIIDSFMIGAIMAKMARPKKRAQTLLFSHNAVVAMRDGKLCLMWRVGNLRKSHIVEAHVRAQLIKPRITEEGEYIPLDQIDIDVGFDKGLDRIFLVSPITILHEINEDSPLFGISRQDLETDDFEIVVILEGMVEATAMTTQARSSYLASEILWGHRFEPVLFEEKNQYKVDYSHFHKTYEVPSTPRCSAKDLVENKFLLPSTNSFCYENELAFMSRDEEEEDDDSRGLEDLSPDNRHEFDRLQATIALDQRSYRRESEI, from the coding sequence ATGACTGCAGGCAGAGTCAACCCTTACAGCATCGTGTCCTCCGAGGAAGACGGGCTGAGGTTGACCACCATGCCAGGTATCAACGGCTTTGGCAATGGGAAAATCCACACCAGGAGGAAATGCAGGAACAGGTTTGTAAAGAAGAACGGTCAATGCAACGTGGAGTTCACCAACATGGATGACAAGCCGCAGAGGTACATTGCGGACATGTTCACCACGTGCGTTGACATCCGCTGGAGGTATATGCTCTTGCTCTTTTCCCTGGCATTTCTGGTGTCCTGGTTATTGTTTGGGCTGATTTTCTGGCTAATTGCACTCATTCACGGAGACCTAGAAAACCCGGGTGGAGACGATACCTTCAAGCCTTGTGTTCTGCAGGTCAATGGCTTTgtggctgcttttctgttctccatCGAGACCCAAACGACTATTGGTTATGGCTTCCGCTGCGTGACAGAGGAGTGCCCGCTCGCGGTCTTCATGGTGGTGGTTCAGTCCATCGTGGGGTGTATAATTGACTCTTTCATGATTGGTGCAATAATGGCAAAGATGGCCAGGCCCAAAAAACGGGCCCAGACATTACTTTTCAGCCATAATGCGGTAGTGGCAATGAGAGATGGAAAACTCTGCCTGATGTGGAGAGTTGGGAACCTCCGGAAAAGCCACATAGTAGAAGCCCACGTACGAGCTCAGCTAATTAAGCCCAGGATCACAGAAGAAGGGGAGTACATACCGCTCGACCAAATAGACATTGACGTGGGGTTTGATAAAGGCTTGGACCGTATCTTCTTGGTGTCTCCCATCACCATTCTCCACGAGATCAATGAAGACAGCCCCTTGTTTGGGATCAGCCGCCAGGACTTGGAGACAGATGACTTTGAGATTGTGGTCATCCTGGAGGGCATGGTAGAAGCCACCGCTATGACGACGCAAGCTCGGAGCTCCTACCTGGCCAGTGAGATCCTCTGGGGCCACCGCTTCGAGCCCGTCTTGTTCGAGGAGAAAAACCAGTACAAAGTAGACTATTCCCACTTCCACAAAACCTATGAGGTCCCGTCCACACCCCGCTGCAGCGCCAAGGACTTGGTGGAGAACAAattcctgctgcccagcaccaaCTCCTTCTGCTACGAGAACGAGCTGGCCTTCATGAGCCgtgatgaggaagaggaagacGACGACAGCCGGGGTTTGGAGGACCTAAGCCCGGACAACAGGCACGAGTTCGATAGGCTTCAAGCCACGATAGCGTTGGATCAGCGGTCGTACAGGAGGGAGTCAGAAATATGA